In the genome of Nocardioides marmoribigeumensis, one region contains:
- a CDS encoding phosphatase PAP2 family protein, producing the protein MQAGGFRFATWVAGIFLVATFVVAWVYDLPVRDPDSVAGPTYLRLPAILLLAFLLDVAPRALWAAGRRPWHVWREARTVVRERWHASHVKFAFLGLAAWYVTYASFRNLKSYVPFVNRHLWDGLLEDLDRALFLGHDPAVLLHQWLGTGFAAHFFSFVYIAWIVFVPASLVVALVWSRDTAAGAWYVTAIAVDWVLGALTYFAVPTLGPVYARPDTFAALPHTDVTSLQVSMMAERHDVLVNPFNTQAVQTIAAFASLHVGLCVTMVVIAELLRLPRALRIFLWVFLALTVPGTIYLGWHYAVDAIGGTVLGVVGAWIAAKGTGQAFRRRSTPTRVRAHAESVS; encoded by the coding sequence ATGCAGGCCGGCGGCTTCCGCTTCGCGACGTGGGTGGCCGGGATCTTCCTGGTCGCCACGTTCGTCGTCGCCTGGGTCTACGACCTCCCGGTGCGCGACCCCGACAGCGTCGCGGGCCCGACCTACCTCCGGCTCCCGGCGATCCTGCTCCTCGCCTTCCTCCTCGACGTCGCCCCGCGCGCCCTGTGGGCAGCCGGACGACGGCCGTGGCACGTGTGGCGCGAGGCCCGCACGGTCGTGCGCGAACGCTGGCACGCCTCCCACGTGAAGTTCGCGTTCCTCGGGCTGGCGGCGTGGTACGTCACCTACGCCTCGTTCCGCAACCTGAAGTCCTACGTCCCCTTCGTCAACCGCCACCTCTGGGACGGTCTGCTGGAGGACCTCGACCGCGCGCTGTTCCTCGGCCACGACCCGGCGGTGCTGCTGCACCAGTGGCTCGGCACGGGGTTCGCGGCCCACTTCTTCTCGTTCGTCTACATCGCCTGGATCGTCTTCGTGCCGGCCTCGCTCGTCGTCGCGCTGGTCTGGTCCCGCGACACCGCCGCCGGCGCGTGGTACGTCACCGCGATCGCGGTCGACTGGGTGCTCGGTGCCCTGACCTACTTCGCGGTCCCGACCCTGGGGCCCGTCTACGCCCGGCCCGACACCTTCGCCGCGCTGCCCCACACCGACGTCACCTCCTTGCAGGTCTCGATGATGGCCGAGCGGCACGACGTGCTGGTCAACCCGTTCAACACCCAGGCCGTGCAGACGATCGCCGCCTTCGCCTCCCTGCACGTCGGCCTCTGCGTGACCATGGTCGTGATCGCCGAGCTGCTGCGCCTGCCCCGCGCGCTGCGGATCTTCCTGTGGGTCTTCCTGGCCCTGACGGTGCCGGGGACCATCTACCTCGGCTGGCACTACGCGGTCGACGCCATCGGCGGCACGGTCCTCGGTGTCGTCGGCGCCTGGATCGCGGCCAAGGGCACCGGTCAGGCCTTCCGGCGCCGGTCGACGCCCACCCGCGTCCGGGCGCACGCCGAGTCGGTCAGCTGA
- the fabG gene encoding 3-oxoacyl-ACP reductase FabG — translation MSRYTGRVVIVTGAARGIGAATARRFAEEGASVAVLDLDEAEAAKTAATLPVDGDEKAIGIGVDVADAAAVEAAVTRVVEELGKVDVLVNNAGITRDNLLFKMTEDDWDSVINVHLRGAFLMTRAVQKHMVEAKFGKILNLSSVSALGNRGQANYSAAKMGIQGFTRTLALELGPFGINANAIAPGFIVTEMTDATARRVGVEPEAYREAAAAATPVRRVGWPEDIAAAAAYLCSDEASYVTGQTLYVDGGAKV, via the coding sequence ATGAGCCGCTACACAGGTCGAGTCGTGATCGTGACGGGCGCAGCGCGCGGCATCGGCGCCGCGACGGCCCGCCGCTTCGCCGAGGAGGGGGCCTCCGTCGCGGTCCTCGACCTCGACGAGGCCGAGGCCGCGAAGACGGCGGCGACGCTGCCCGTCGACGGCGACGAGAAGGCCATCGGCATCGGTGTCGACGTGGCCGACGCGGCCGCCGTCGAGGCCGCGGTCACCCGGGTCGTCGAGGAGCTGGGCAAGGTCGACGTGCTGGTCAACAACGCCGGCATCACCCGCGACAACCTGCTGTTCAAGATGACCGAGGACGACTGGGACTCGGTGATCAACGTCCACCTGCGCGGGGCGTTCCTGATGACCCGGGCCGTCCAGAAGCACATGGTCGAGGCGAAGTTCGGCAAGATCCTCAACCTCTCGAGCGTCTCCGCGCTCGGCAACCGGGGCCAGGCCAACTACTCCGCGGCCAAGATGGGCATCCAGGGCTTCACCCGCACGCTCGCGCTCGAGCTCGGCCCCTTCGGCATCAACGCCAACGCCATCGCGCCCGGGTTCATCGTCACCGAGATGACCGACGCCACCGCGCGCCGGGTCGGTGTCGAGCCCGAGGCCTACCGCGAGGCGGCGGCCGCGGCCACGCCCGTGCGCCGGGTGGGCTGGCCCGAGGACATCGCCGCCGCCGCGGCGTACCTCTGCAGCGACGAGGCCTCCTACGTCACCGGCCAGACCCTGTACGTCGACGGTGGCGCCAAGGTCTGA
- a CDS encoding C40 family peptidase codes for MPVPALVAARPTVPGPARSTSSTASLSTHVLRKAAVNALVLALTALVLVAHPTTARQGTAPAPQAPVVSPRITHVAAVSTRIRSALTIARNQKGDPYRYGASGPNAFDCSGLVYYATHRAGFGHVPRTSSAQARFMRHIKRSAMRPGDFVFFYDGGGVYHVGVFTGWDRGRRMIVHAPYTGARVRREAIWTNRWFPGTLRR; via the coding sequence ATGCCTGTGCCCGCGCTCGTCGCTGCGCGCCCGACCGTCCCCGGTCCGGCCCGCTCCACCTCGTCCACCGCGTCGCTGTCCACGCACGTCCTCCGCAAGGCCGCCGTCAACGCCCTCGTGCTGGCGCTGACCGCCCTGGTGCTCGTGGCCCACCCCACCACCGCCCGCCAGGGCACCGCGCCCGCACCGCAGGCGCCCGTCGTCTCCCCGCGGATCACCCACGTCGCGGCCGTCTCGACCCGCATCCGGTCCGCGCTGACCATCGCCCGCAACCAGAAGGGCGACCCCTACCGCTACGGCGCGTCCGGTCCCAACGCCTTCGACTGCTCGGGGCTGGTCTACTACGCCACGCACCGCGCCGGCTTCGGCCACGTGCCGCGCACCTCCTCCGCCCAGGCGCGGTTCATGCGGCACATCAAGCGCTCGGCCATGCGCCCGGGCGACTTCGTGTTCTTCTACGACGGCGGCGGGGTCTACCACGTCGGCGTCTTCACCGGCTGGGACCGCGGGCGTCGGATGATCGTCCATGCGCCGTACACCGGCGCGCGCGTGCGCCGCGAGGCCATCTGGACGAACCGGTGGTTCCCCGGCACGTTGCGGCGGTGA
- a CDS encoding DUF3048 domain-containing protein, translating into MRTDRTTTRPAWLRAGSLLAASALLLTACGGDKKDGGSDQPADPQGTGHQSTLSRINPLTGERLGAPPKRPILAFKIDNSGHGTQVGLGKADMVVEELVEGGITRLAAFYYSKVPHRAGPMRSMRATDIGIVQPLKAVLVASGGAGVTLRRVHGAGIRTVTEGAPGFYRGQGYAPYNLFMDVDKLVKPMKALRTTPTPYLPFGDQDLPKGKPAKRFTAVFSTSSATSFELRKGKYVNTDSNATKGDDFLPDTVVVLRVKVGLAGYRDPAGYPVPETKFTGRGPAVVFHDGRMVRGTWVKNGLDRVVTLRTAAGPLEIPAGKVRLELVPVKGGDLRVG; encoded by the coding sequence ATGCGCACCGACCGGACCACGACCCGTCCTGCCTGGCTGCGTGCCGGCTCCCTGCTCGCCGCCTCCGCCCTGCTGCTGACCGCCTGCGGCGGCGACAAGAAGGACGGCGGCAGCGACCAGCCCGCGGACCCGCAGGGCACCGGCCACCAGTCGACGCTCTCGCGGATCAACCCGCTGACCGGCGAGCGGCTGGGCGCCCCGCCCAAGCGGCCGATCCTGGCGTTCAAGATCGACAACTCCGGCCACGGCACGCAGGTCGGGCTCGGCAAGGCCGACATGGTCGTGGAGGAGCTGGTCGAGGGCGGCATCACCCGGCTCGCGGCGTTCTACTACAGCAAGGTCCCGCACCGGGCCGGCCCGATGCGGTCGATGCGGGCCACCGACATCGGCATCGTCCAGCCCCTCAAGGCGGTCCTGGTCGCCAGCGGGGGAGCCGGGGTCACCTTGCGGCGCGTGCACGGGGCCGGCATCCGCACCGTGACCGAGGGCGCGCCGGGCTTCTACCGCGGGCAGGGCTACGCGCCGTACAACCTGTTCATGGACGTCGACAAGCTGGTCAAGCCGATGAAGGCGCTCCGGACGACGCCGACGCCCTACCTCCCCTTCGGTGACCAGGACCTGCCCAAGGGCAAGCCCGCCAAGCGGTTCACCGCGGTGTTCAGCACGAGCAGCGCGACCTCCTTCGAGCTGCGCAAGGGGAAGTACGTCAACACCGACTCCAACGCGACCAAGGGCGACGACTTCCTGCCCGACACCGTCGTCGTGCTGCGGGTCAAGGTCGGCCTCGCCGGCTACCGCGACCCCGCGGGCTATCCCGTCCCGGAGACCAAGTTCACCGGTCGCGGACCGGCGGTGGTCTTCCACGACGGTCGGATGGTCCGCGGCACGTGGGTCAAGAACGGGCTGGACCGCGTGGTGACCCTGCGCACCGCTGCCGGGCCGCTGGAGATCCCCGCGGGCAAGGTCCGCCTCGAGCTGGTCCCGGTCAAGGGCGGCGACCTGCGGGTCGGCTGA
- a CDS encoding YqgE/AlgH family protein yields the protein MEIPSFSTSSAAPATGRLLVATPELIDPNFRDSVVLLLDHNAEGTLGVILNRPTPILVASVLSGWSAAAEPPEVLFEGGPVDKDSALALAEVRESGGALGPLDAAATDPIGFRRLFGDVGIIDLDTPSEVLGPALHRLRVFAGYAGWSPGQLENEIEQDSWYVVDGVPEDVFVAHPARLRADVLRRQPGELAWVATRPEDAALN from the coding sequence ATGGAGATCCCCAGCTTCAGCACCTCCAGCGCCGCGCCCGCCACCGGTCGTCTCCTGGTGGCCACGCCCGAGCTGATCGACCCCAACTTCCGGGACTCGGTCGTGCTCCTGCTCGACCACAACGCCGAGGGCACGCTGGGCGTCATCCTCAACCGGCCCACCCCGATCCTCGTCGCGTCCGTGCTCAGCGGCTGGTCCGCCGCCGCCGAGCCGCCCGAGGTCCTCTTCGAGGGAGGCCCCGTCGACAAGGACTCTGCCCTCGCCCTCGCCGAGGTCCGGGAGTCCGGCGGCGCGCTGGGTCCGCTCGACGCGGCGGCGACCGACCCGATCGGCTTCCGCCGGCTCTTCGGCGACGTCGGGATCATCGACCTCGACACCCCCTCGGAGGTGCTCGGGCCGGCGCTGCACCGCCTGCGCGTCTTCGCCGGCTACGCCGGGTGGAGCCCCGGACAGCTCGAGAACGAGATCGAGCAGGACTCCTGGTACGTCGTCGACGGCGTCCCCGAGGACGTCTTCGTGGCGCACCCGGCCAGGCTGCGCGCCGATGTGCTGCGCCGGCAGCCCGGTGAGCTGGCCTGGGTCGCGACGCGCCCCGAGGACGCTGCACTGAACTGA
- a CDS encoding DUF3039 domain-containing protein translates to MTDQPTTTTTTLPGTDTLEDTRLDRDLETYEGGDHERFSHYVDKDKLTEAMVMGTPVVALCGKVWVPSRAPEKFPVCPDCKEIWEGLGDDSDGDQDA, encoded by the coding sequence GTGACCGATCAGCCGACCACCACGACCACGACGTTGCCCGGCACGGACACCCTGGAGGACACCCGCCTCGACCGTGACCTCGAGACCTACGAGGGCGGGGACCACGAGCGGTTCTCCCACTACGTCGACAAGGACAAGCTGACCGAGGCGATGGTGATGGGCACGCCCGTCGTCGCCCTGTGCGGCAAGGTCTGGGTGCCGAGCCGGGCGCCGGAGAAGTTCCCCGTCTGCCCGGACTGCAAGGAGATCTGGGAAGGTCTCGGCGACGACTCCGACGGCGACCAGGACGCCTGA
- a CDS encoding DEAD/DEAH box helicase, producing the protein MPAHTAHTAHPDPADAAPLPPAYPDRAAWGTAPSLRAWQAEAVRAYFEKRPRDYLAVATPGAGKTTFALTIAAELLATRAIERVTVVAPTEHLKTQWAVAAAKAGIPIDPTFSGTAGRTSKDFVGVAVTYAGVAANPLAMRMRTERFRTLVILDEIHHAGDALSWGEAVREAFDPARHRLALTGTPFRSDVNPIPFVTYAPDSDGVPRSVADYSYGYARALADHVVRPVLFMAYSGAMSWRTRAGDEIAARLGEPLTKDLTAQALRTALDPAGSWIPSVLQAADRRLTEVRRHVPDAGGLVIAGDQESARAYARVLAELTGAKPVLVLSDEKASSKRIEQFSASDDRWMVAVRMVSEGVDVPRLAVGVYATTTTTPLFFAQAVGRFVRARRRGETASVFLPSTGHLLGLASAMEVERDHVLGRAVTDEDDIFAAEAELLAREEASEQASGEQELLPFQALGSEAVFDQVVYDGAAFGHAGEVHVGSDEEMDFLGIPGLLEPDQVRDLLRSRQSERARKQAESPAPAAAPAPAREEVAFEQLGRMRKELNALVAAWHHRTGQPHGVIHAALRRECKGPAAAVASADQLQERIDRIRHWAAARS; encoded by the coding sequence CTGCCTGCCCACACCGCCCACACCGCCCACCCGGACCCCGCGGACGCCGCTCCGCTCCCTCCGGCCTACCCCGACCGCGCCGCCTGGGGCACCGCCCCCAGCCTGCGCGCCTGGCAGGCCGAGGCGGTCCGCGCGTACTTCGAGAAGCGGCCGCGTGACTACCTCGCGGTCGCGACGCCGGGTGCGGGCAAGACGACCTTCGCCCTCACCATCGCCGCCGAGCTGCTCGCGACCCGTGCGATCGAGCGGGTCACCGTCGTGGCCCCGACCGAGCACCTCAAGACCCAGTGGGCCGTCGCCGCGGCCAAGGCCGGCATCCCGATCGACCCGACGTTCTCGGGCACCGCCGGTCGCACCAGCAAGGACTTCGTCGGGGTCGCGGTGACCTACGCCGGGGTCGCGGCCAACCCGCTCGCGATGCGGATGCGCACCGAGCGGTTCCGCACGCTGGTGATCCTCGACGAGATCCACCACGCCGGCGACGCGCTGTCGTGGGGCGAGGCGGTGCGCGAGGCGTTCGATCCGGCGCGCCACCGGCTGGCGCTGACCGGCACGCCGTTCCGCTCCGACGTCAACCCGATCCCGTTCGTCACCTACGCCCCCGACTCCGACGGGGTGCCGCGCAGCGTGGCCGACTACTCCTACGGTTACGCCCGGGCGCTCGCCGACCACGTCGTCCGGCCCGTGCTGTTCATGGCCTACTCCGGCGCGATGTCGTGGCGCACCCGCGCCGGCGACGAGATCGCTGCCCGGCTCGGTGAGCCGCTGACCAAGGACCTCACCGCCCAGGCGCTGCGCACCGCGCTCGACCCCGCCGGGTCGTGGATCCCGTCGGTGCTCCAGGCGGCCGACCGCAGGCTGACCGAGGTGCGTCGCCACGTCCCGGACGCGGGCGGGCTGGTCATCGCCGGCGACCAGGAGTCGGCCCGGGCCTACGCCCGCGTGCTGGCCGAGCTGACCGGCGCCAAGCCGGTGCTCGTGCTGTCCGACGAGAAGGCCTCCTCCAAGCGCATCGAGCAGTTCTCCGCCTCCGACGACCGCTGGATGGTGGCGGTGCGCATGGTGTCGGAGGGGGTCGACGTGCCCCGGCTGGCCGTCGGCGTCTACGCCACGACGACCACCACCCCGCTGTTCTTCGCCCAGGCGGTCGGCCGCTTCGTGCGTGCCCGCCGGCGCGGGGAGACGGCGTCGGTGTTCCTGCCCTCGACCGGGCACCTGCTCGGCCTGGCTTCGGCGATGGAGGTCGAGCGCGACCACGTGCTCGGGCGCGCGGTGACCGACGAGGACGACATCTTCGCCGCCGAGGCTGAGCTCCTCGCGCGCGAGGAGGCGAGCGAGCAGGCGTCGGGGGAGCAGGAGCTCCTGCCGTTCCAGGCCCTCGGCTCCGAGGCGGTCTTCGACCAGGTCGTCTACGACGGCGCCGCCTTCGGTCACGCCGGCGAGGTGCACGTCGGGTCCGACGAGGAGATGGACTTCCTCGGCATCCCCGGGCTGCTCGAGCCCGACCAGGTGCGCGACCTGCTGCGCAGCCGCCAGTCCGAGCGGGCCCGCAAGCAGGCAGAGTCGCCCGCCCCGGCCGCGGCTCCTGCCCCGGCTCGCGAGGAGGTCGCCTTCGAGCAGCTGGGCCGCATGCGCAAGGAGCTCAACGCGCTCGTGGCCGCCTGGCACCACCGCACCGGCCAGCCGCACGGCGTGATCCACGCGGCCCTGCGACGGGAGTGCAAGGGACCTGCCGCCGCAGTGGCCTCGGCCGACCAGCTGCAGGAGCGGATCGACCGCATCCGCCACTGGGCGGCCGCGCGCTCCTAG
- a CDS encoding Lrp/AsnC family transcriptional regulator → MDDLDARLLHLFSAEPRIGVLEASRRLGVARGTVQSRLDKLAERGVVASWAPTLDPAALGYPVTAFLTLQLRQGVGHDVVARHLEGIAEVTEAHTITGEGDMWCRVVARSNADLQRVIDAVLAHEGIVRSTTVIALDTQIRPRLLPLVGG, encoded by the coding sequence ATGGACGACCTCGACGCCCGGCTGCTGCACCTGTTCTCTGCCGAGCCTCGGATCGGCGTGCTGGAGGCCTCGCGCCGGCTCGGGGTCGCGCGCGGCACGGTGCAGTCCCGGCTCGACAAGCTCGCCGAGCGCGGCGTGGTCGCGAGCTGGGCGCCCACGCTCGACCCGGCGGCCCTGGGCTACCCGGTCACCGCGTTCCTCACCCTGCAGCTGCGCCAGGGCGTCGGGCACGACGTCGTGGCCCGGCACCTGGAGGGCATCGCCGAGGTCACCGAGGCCCACACCATCACCGGGGAGGGCGACATGTGGTGCCGCGTGGTGGCCCGGTCCAACGCCGACCTGCAGCGCGTGATCGACGCTGTGCTGGCCCACGAGGGCATCGTGCGCTCCACCACCGTCATCGCGCTGGACACCCAGATCCGCCCTCGGCTGCTGCCGCTGGTCGGGGGCTAG
- the hppD gene encoding 4-hydroxyphenylpyruvate dioxygenase, with protein MTDQITDPTPTGLTEGELRADLTLEQLKELVGLVEYDASRDPFPVTAMDSIGFVVGNATQTAGFYQLALGMDLEAYRGPENGWRESKSYVLRSGSARFVFTGAVDPASPLADHHRRHGDGVVDLALEVPDVDRCIEHARSVGATILVEPHDETDEHGTVRLAAIATYGETRHTLVDRSRYHGPYLPGYAARSSAVRRGEGHPKRLFQAIDHAVGNVELGRMDEWVEFYNKVMGFTNMAEFIGDDIATDYSALMSKVVASGNHRVKFPLNEPAVARKKSQIDEYLEFYAGAGCQHIALATNDILRTVDLLRDNGIEFLDTPDSYYDDPELRERIGNVRVPVGELKRRRILVDRDEDGYLLQIFTKPMGDRPTVFFEFIERHGSLGFGKGNFKALFEAIEREQDARGNL; from the coding sequence ATGACGGACCAGATCACCGACCCCACCCCGACCGGCCTCACCGAGGGCGAGCTGCGCGCCGACCTGACCCTCGAGCAGCTCAAGGAGCTCGTCGGCCTGGTGGAGTACGACGCCAGCCGTGACCCGTTCCCGGTGACCGCGATGGACTCCATCGGCTTCGTGGTGGGCAACGCCACCCAGACCGCGGGGTTCTACCAGCTGGCGCTCGGCATGGACCTCGAGGCCTATCGCGGGCCCGAGAACGGCTGGCGGGAGTCCAAGTCCTACGTCCTGCGCTCGGGCAGCGCCCGCTTCGTCTTCACCGGCGCCGTGGACCCCGCCAGCCCGCTGGCCGACCACCACCGCCGCCATGGTGACGGCGTCGTCGACCTCGCCCTCGAGGTGCCCGACGTCGACCGCTGCATCGAGCACGCCCGCTCCGTCGGGGCCACGATCCTGGTCGAGCCGCACGACGAGACCGACGAGCACGGCACGGTCCGCCTGGCCGCGATCGCCACCTACGGCGAGACCCGGCACACCCTGGTCGACCGCAGTCGCTACCACGGGCCGTACCTCCCCGGCTATGCCGCGCGCAGCTCCGCCGTACGCCGGGGGGAGGGGCATCCCAAGCGGCTCTTCCAGGCGATCGACCACGCCGTCGGCAACGTCGAGCTGGGCCGCATGGACGAGTGGGTGGAGTTCTACAACAAGGTCATGGGCTTCACCAACATGGCGGAGTTCATCGGCGACGACATCGCCACCGACTACTCCGCCCTGATGTCCAAGGTCGTCGCCAGCGGCAACCACCGGGTGAAGTTCCCGCTCAACGAGCCGGCGGTGGCGCGGAAGAAGTCGCAGATCGACGAGTACCTCGAGTTCTACGCCGGCGCCGGCTGCCAGCACATCGCCCTGGCCACCAACGACATCCTGCGGACCGTCGACCTCCTGCGGGACAACGGGATCGAGTTCCTCGACACCCCCGACTCCTACTACGACGACCCCGAGCTGCGGGAGCGCATCGGCAACGTGCGGGTGCCCGTCGGGGAGCTCAAGCGCCGCCGGATCCTGGTCGACCGCGACGAGGACGGCTACCTGCTCCAGATCTTCACCAAGCCGATGGGCGACCGGCCGACGGTGTTCTTCGAGTTCATCGAGCGCCACGGCTCCCTGGGCTTCGGCAAGGGCAACTTCAAGGCGTTGTTCGAGGCCATCGAGCGCGAGCAGGACGCCCGCGGCAACCTCTGA
- a CDS encoding amino acid ABC transporter ATP-binding protein, producing the protein MSEKNTAPQARGDHAIDVQDLHKYFGDNEVLKGIDFTVDAGQVVCVIGPSGSGKSTLLRCINRLEEPTSGTIFVAGEEITHRDVDLDKVRSRIGMVFQQFNLFPHLTVMRNLCIAQEKVKGRKREEAVAIARKNLEKVGLAEREDAYPAHLSGGQQQRIAIARALSMEPQMMLFDEPTSALDPELVGDVLQVMKDLASEGMTMMVVTHEMGFAREVGDKLVFMDGGVIVEEGDPREVLADPQHERTQSFLSKVL; encoded by the coding sequence ATGTCCGAGAAGAACACGGCGCCGCAGGCGCGCGGCGACCACGCGATCGACGTGCAGGACCTGCACAAGTACTTCGGGGACAACGAGGTGCTCAAGGGCATCGACTTCACCGTCGACGCCGGTCAGGTGGTCTGCGTGATCGGACCCTCCGGGTCCGGCAAGTCGACCCTGCTGCGCTGCATCAACCGGCTCGAGGAGCCCACGTCGGGCACGATCTTCGTCGCCGGCGAGGAGATCACCCACCGCGACGTCGACCTCGACAAGGTCCGCAGCCGCATCGGCATGGTGTTCCAGCAGTTCAACCTCTTCCCCCACCTGACCGTGATGCGCAACCTCTGCATCGCCCAGGAGAAGGTCAAGGGCCGCAAGCGCGAAGAGGCGGTCGCGATCGCGCGCAAGAACCTCGAGAAGGTCGGCCTGGCCGAGCGCGAGGACGCCTACCCCGCCCACCTCTCGGGAGGCCAGCAGCAGCGCATCGCGATCGCACGGGCACTGTCGATGGAGCCCCAGATGATGCTCTTCGACGAGCCGACCAGCGCGCTCGACCCCGAGCTCGTCGGTGACGTGCTGCAGGTGATGAAGGACCTCGCCTCCGAGGGCATGACGATGATGGTCGTGACCCACGAGATGGGGTTCGCCCGCGAGGTCGGCGACAAGCTGGTCTTCATGGACGGCGGCGTCATCGTCGAGGAGGGCGACCCCCGCGAGGTGCTCGCCGACCCCCAGCACGAGCGCACCCAGTCCTTCCTCTCCAAGGTCCTCTGA
- a CDS encoding amino acid ABC transporter permease has protein sequence MAMTPRKRAQVSRAIQYAVLVLLILGLLFAADWGTLKDAFLDPALVKKQFPGVITTALKNTILYTLGAFTFGLILGLILALMRLSPVGPYRWIATGFIEFFRGVPALIVFIGLYFGLPTAFPGRQLPGGTFGTVTIALGLVGAAYMAETIRAGIQAVPKGQMEAARTLGMTNSRAMISIVVPQAFRIILPPLTNELILLTKDSSLVYVLGLSITEYELTKFGREGLNDEANLTPLTVAALCYLIITVPLSIVVRRMEARSERAR, from the coding sequence ATGGCGATGACCCCCCGCAAGCGAGCCCAGGTCAGCCGAGCGATCCAGTACGCCGTGCTGGTGCTGCTGATCCTCGGACTGCTGTTCGCCGCCGACTGGGGGACGCTCAAGGACGCCTTCCTGGACCCTGCGCTGGTCAAGAAGCAGTTCCCGGGCGTCATCACGACGGCACTGAAGAACACGATCCTCTACACGCTGGGGGCGTTCACCTTCGGCCTGATCCTGGGGCTCATCCTCGCGCTCATGCGGCTCTCGCCGGTGGGCCCCTACCGCTGGATCGCGACCGGGTTCATCGAGTTCTTCCGGGGCGTCCCGGCGCTGATCGTCTTCATCGGCCTCTACTTCGGCCTGCCGACCGCGTTCCCTGGGCGACAGCTGCCCGGGGGCACGTTCGGCACGGTGACGATCGCGCTGGGCCTGGTGGGTGCGGCCTACATGGCCGAGACGATCCGGGCCGGCATCCAGGCCGTGCCCAAGGGACAGATGGAGGCAGCCCGCACGCTCGGCATGACCAACAGCCGGGCGATGATCTCGATCGTCGTCCCGCAGGCGTTCCGGATCATCCTGCCGCCGCTGACCAACGAGCTCATCCTGCTGACCAAGGACTCCTCCCTGGTCTACGTGCTCGGCCTCTCGATCACGGAGTACGAGCTCACCAAGTTCGGGCGTGAGGGCCTGAACGACGAGGCGAACCTGACCCCCCTCACGGTGGCCGCACTCTGCTACCTGATCATCACCGTCCCGCTCTCCATCGTGGTGAGGCGCATGGAAGCTCGCTCCGAGAGGGCCCGCTGA
- a CDS encoding basic amino acid ABC transporter substrate-binding protein, which translates to MTRLRSALSLAAASSLVLAMSACATDTKTTKSGVKVVNDGKLTVCTSLPYKPFEFKQNGQIVGFDMDLMKEVAKANNLDVKIEITGFEGIQSGQSLNAGKCDIAAAGMTITPEREKAIDFTDPYFDASQALLTKDQSLDSLEALKGKSLAVMSGTTGELYAKQNAPKDVKLKSFEDLGLQTTALKTGQVDAVIQDNGPLLDFAKSNKGTYVTAEFNTGESYGFAVQKGNNDKLLESANKVIKDLKSSGKYDTIYKKWFGTAPKK; encoded by the coding sequence ATGACTCGACTCCGCTCAGCGCTGTCCCTCGCCGCCGCCTCGTCGCTCGTGCTCGCCATGAGTGCCTGTGCCACCGACACCAAGACGACGAAGAGCGGGGTCAAGGTCGTCAACGACGGCAAGCTCACGGTCTGCACCTCGCTGCCCTACAAGCCGTTCGAGTTCAAGCAGAACGGCCAGATCGTCGGCTTCGACATGGACCTGATGAAGGAGGTCGCGAAGGCCAACAACCTCGATGTCAAGATCGAGATCACCGGCTTCGAGGGCATCCAGTCCGGCCAGTCGCTCAACGCCGGCAAGTGCGACATCGCCGCCGCAGGCATGACGATCACGCCCGAGCGCGAGAAGGCGATCGACTTCACCGACCCCTACTTCGACGCCTCGCAGGCGCTCCTCACCAAGGACCAGTCGCTGGACTCCCTCGAGGCGCTGAAGGGCAAGTCGCTGGCGGTCATGTCCGGCACCACCGGTGAGCTCTACGCCAAGCAGAACGCGCCCAAGGACGTGAAGCTCAAGTCCTTCGAGGACCTCGGCCTCCAGACCACGGCGCTCAAGACCGGCCAGGTCGACGCCGTCATCCAGGACAACGGTCCGCTGCTCGACTTCGCCAAGAGCAACAAGGGCACCTACGTCACCGCCGAGTTCAACACCGGCGAGTCCTACGGCTTCGCGGTCCAGAAGGGCAACAACGACAAGCTGCTCGAGTCGGCCAACAAGGTCATCAAGGACCTCAAGTCCAGCGGCAAGTACGACACGATCTACAAGAAGTGGTTCGGCACCGCCCCCAAGAAGTGA